A window of the Pseudomonas furukawaii genome harbors these coding sequences:
- a CDS encoding multicopper oxidase family protein, whose amino-acid sequence MTFTRRQILAGLAGLGVVGLGAGGARYWLGGTLDARTHDYELIAAPLDVELVAGHITPAWAFGGQVPGVELRSRQGDWLRVRFINRLDEPTTIHWHGIRLPLEMDGVPYVSQLPVLPGEYFDYRFKTDDAGSFWYHPHVASAHQLGRGLVGPLIVEEREPSGFRHEKVLSLKTWHVDQEGAFTAFSVPREAAREGTRGRLTTLNGKPLPTVELPAGQVVRVRILNLDNTVTYRLNLPGGEARIYALDGHPVEPRDLGKEYWLGPGMRIELGIRAPAAGTELSLRNGPLRLATLKSVPSDEAPGDWPAALPANPVAEPDLEKAEVLRFNFEWAATLASAPGQASNYWQINGKAWDINDKSCADRPIARLKKDGHYIFELRNMAQYLHPIHLHGMAFKVLDSDRKSIIPYFTDTYLLGKNETARIALVADNPGVWMFHCHVIDHMETGLMAAIEVA is encoded by the coding sequence ATGACCTTCACCCGCAGACAGATTCTCGCTGGCCTGGCCGGCCTGGGCGTGGTTGGCCTGGGCGCCGGCGGGGCCCGCTACTGGCTGGGCGGCACCCTCGACGCCAGGACCCACGACTACGAGCTGATCGCCGCTCCCCTCGACGTCGAGCTGGTGGCCGGCCACATCACCCCGGCCTGGGCCTTCGGCGGCCAGGTGCCCGGTGTCGAACTGCGCTCGCGCCAGGGCGACTGGTTGCGGGTGCGCTTCATCAACCGGCTGGACGAGCCCACCACCATCCACTGGCACGGTATCCGCCTGCCGCTGGAGATGGACGGCGTCCCCTATGTGTCGCAGCTGCCCGTGCTGCCGGGCGAGTACTTCGACTACCGCTTCAAGACCGACGATGCCGGCAGCTTCTGGTACCACCCCCATGTGGCCAGCGCCCACCAGCTGGGGCGCGGGCTGGTGGGGCCGCTGATCGTCGAGGAGCGGGAGCCGAGCGGTTTCCGTCATGAGAAGGTGCTCAGCCTGAAGACCTGGCATGTGGACCAGGAAGGCGCCTTCACCGCCTTCAGCGTTCCCCGCGAGGCCGCTCGCGAAGGCACCCGGGGCCGCCTGACGACCCTCAACGGCAAGCCCCTGCCCACCGTGGAGCTGCCCGCCGGCCAGGTGGTACGCGTGCGCATTCTCAACCTCGACAACACCGTCACCTACCGGCTCAACCTGCCGGGCGGGGAGGCGCGCATCTACGCCCTCGACGGCCATCCCGTCGAGCCCCGTGACCTGGGCAAGGAGTACTGGCTGGGGCCGGGCATGCGCATCGAACTGGGTATCAGGGCACCGGCCGCCGGGACGGAGCTGTCCCTGCGCAATGGCCCGCTGCGCCTGGCCACGCTGAAGAGCGTGCCCAGCGACGAGGCGCCCGGTGACTGGCCGGCGGCACTGCCGGCCAACCCGGTGGCCGAGCCCGACCTGGAGAAGGCCGAGGTGCTGCGCTTCAACTTCGAGTGGGCGGCGACCCTGGCCAGTGCCCCCGGGCAGGCCAGCAACTACTGGCAGATCAACGGCAAGGCCTGGGACATCAACGACAAGTCCTGCGCCGACCGTCCCATCGCCAGGCTCAAGAAGGATGGCCACTACATCTTCGAACTGCGCAACATGGCCCAGTACCTCCACCCGATCCACCTCCACGGCATGGCCTTCAAGGTGCTGGACTCGGACCGCAAGTCCATCATTCCCTATTTCACCGACACCTACCTGCTGGGCAAGAACGAAACCGCGCGCATCGCGCTGGTGGCGGACAATCCCGGCGTGTGGATGTTCCACTGCCATGTGATCGACCACATGGAAACCGGCCTGATGGCCGCCATCGAAGTGGCTTGA
- the tadA gene encoding tRNA adenosine(34) deaminase TadA, whose product MRQPLIIDRSQDEHFMREALELARQGAQLGEVPVGAVLVKDGEIVGRGFNCPISGHDPSAHAEMVAVRDAASRLENYRLVGSTLYVTLEPCSMCAGLIVHSRITRVVYGATEPKAGVVASRGRFFEQEFLNHRVLVEGGVLAQDCSELLSAFFQARRAARKDA is encoded by the coding sequence ATGCGCCAACCTCTGATCATCGACCGCAGCCAGGACGAGCATTTCATGCGCGAGGCCCTGGAGCTCGCCCGCCAGGGCGCACAACTGGGCGAGGTGCCGGTGGGCGCCGTGCTGGTCAAGGATGGCGAGATCGTCGGGCGTGGCTTCAATTGCCCCATCTCCGGCCATGACCCCAGCGCTCACGCGGAGATGGTGGCGGTACGCGATGCCGCCAGCCGCCTGGAGAACTACCGGCTGGTGGGCAGCACCCTCTACGTGACCCTGGAGCCCTGCAGCATGTGCGCCGGGCTCATCGTGCATTCCCGCATTACCCGCGTCGTCTACGGCGCCACCGAGCCCAAGGCGGGCGTGGTGGCCAGCCGCGGCCGCTTCTTCGAGCAGGAGTTCCTCAATCACCGCGTGCTGGTGGAGGGTGGCGTGCTGGCACAGGACTGCAGCGAGCTGCTGTCCGCTTTCTTCCAGGCCCGTCGGGCTGCTCGCAAGGACGCTTGA
- a CDS encoding aromatic amino acid transport family protein, producing the protein MSDTGVQSVQGRPAAEAAESSGLEVKRLSFVEAVAMIVGTNIGAGVLSMAYASRKAGFVPLLIWLAVAGVFTTISMLYVSETALRTRAHHQLSGLAQRYVGSFGSWAIFLSVAVNSIGALIAYMSGSGKILAAFLGISPALGSLLFFLPAALVLYLGLGAIGKGEKFISIGMVSMILILVIATLLNENTEVARLLEGDWIYMVPVFNIAVFCFSAQYIVPEMARGFSDQPTRLPKAVITGMLATFVLLAIVPASVIGLTGLENQSEVATLAWGQALGQWAFYTANTFALCAMMTSYWGLGGSFLTNIFDKFHRLGSESQPKTRLMVLGLVCVPPFVLAYSGMVGFVNALYFAGAFSGVILSIMPILMLRSARKHGDLQPAWQCGWIAHPAIQVVIVLIYLASAAYAICSALDLLPSGW; encoded by the coding sequence ATGAGTGATACAGGTGTCCAGTCCGTGCAGGGGCGCCCGGCAGCCGAAGCCGCCGAGTCGTCGGGGCTGGAGGTCAAGCGGCTGAGCTTCGTCGAAGCCGTGGCCATGATCGTGGGGACCAACATCGGCGCGGGCGTGCTGTCCATGGCCTACGCCAGCCGCAAGGCCGGCTTCGTGCCGCTGCTGATCTGGCTGGCGGTGGCCGGGGTCTTCACGACGATTTCCATGCTCTACGTATCGGAAACCGCGCTGCGTACCCGCGCCCACCACCAGTTGAGCGGCCTGGCCCAGCGCTACGTTGGCTCCTTCGGTTCCTGGGCGATCTTCCTCTCGGTGGCGGTCAACAGCATCGGCGCCCTGATCGCCTACATGAGCGGCAGCGGCAAGATCCTCGCCGCCTTCCTCGGCATCAGCCCGGCCCTGGGCAGCCTGCTGTTCTTCCTGCCCGCCGCCCTGGTGCTTTACCTCGGCCTCGGCGCCATCGGCAAGGGCGAGAAGTTCATCAGCATCGGCATGGTCAGCATGATCCTGATCCTGGTGATCGCCACCCTGCTCAACGAGAACACCGAGGTGGCCCGCCTGCTGGAAGGCGACTGGATCTACATGGTGCCGGTGTTCAACATCGCCGTGTTCTGCTTCTCGGCCCAGTACATCGTTCCGGAGATGGCCCGTGGCTTCAGCGACCAGCCGACGCGCCTGCCCAAAGCGGTGATCACCGGCATGCTCGCCACCTTCGTGCTGCTGGCCATAGTGCCGGCCTCGGTCATCGGCCTTACCGGGCTGGAGAATCAGTCGGAAGTGGCGACCCTGGCCTGGGGCCAGGCCCTGGGGCAGTGGGCCTTCTACACCGCCAACACCTTCGCCCTGTGCGCCATGATGACCTCCTACTGGGGCCTGGGCGGCAGCTTCCTGACCAACATCTTCGACAAGTTCCACCGCCTGGGCTCGGAGTCGCAGCCCAAGACCCGTCTGATGGTGCTGGGCCTGGTCTGCGTACCGCCCTTCGTGCTGGCTTACAGCGGCATGGTGGGGTTCGTCAACGCGCTCTACTTCGCTGGCGCCTTCAGCGGCGTGATCCTGTCGATCATGCCGATCCTCATGCTGCGTTCCGCACGCAAGCACGGCGACCTGCAACCGGCCTGGCAATGCGGCTGGATCGCCCACCCGGCCATCCAGGTGGTCATCGTGCTGATCTACCTGGCCAGCGCGGCCTACGCCATCTGCAGCGCGCTGGACCTGCTGCCCTCCGGCTGGTGA
- the mltF gene encoding membrane-bound lytic murein transglycosylase MltF — translation MLNHRVFGTRRAVWALATGFFLMLVGCKQPTTLERIQEEGELRVITRNSPATYFEDRNGETGFEYELVKRFAEDLGVELKIETADKLDDLFSRLGHANGPVLAAAGLVASPARSNEVRFSHSYLEVTPQVIYRNGERRPTRPDDLVGRRILVLKGSSHAEQLAGLKATLPALQYEESDEVEVVDLLRMVDEGQIDLTLVDSNELAMNQVYFPNVRVAFDLGDSTALAWAMAPGEDDSLYNEVNAFLDKVRKDGTLQRLKERYYGHVDVLGYVGAYTFAKHLQQRLPKYEQHFHQASQKNSVDWRLLAAIGYQESLWQPTATSKTGVRGLMMLTENTAKAMGVSNRLDPRQSIYGGGKYFAMIKEGLSEDLKEPDRTWFALAAYNIGIAHLGDARKLAQAEGLNPNKWLDVKKMLPRLSQKQWYRKTRYGYARGGETVHFVQNIRRYYDILTWVTQPQMEGSQLAENASHLPGINKTRPDEEQQRDEKL, via the coding sequence ATGCTAAATCACCGCGTGTTCGGCACACGACGGGCCGTCTGGGCCCTGGCGACCGGATTCTTCCTGATGCTCGTCGGCTGCAAGCAGCCCACCACACTCGAGCGCATTCAGGAGGAAGGTGAGCTACGTGTCATCACCCGAAACAGTCCCGCCACCTATTTCGAGGACCGCAACGGCGAGACGGGTTTCGAGTACGAACTGGTCAAGCGCTTCGCCGAGGACCTGGGCGTCGAGCTGAAGATCGAGACCGCCGACAAGCTGGACGACCTCTTTTCGCGCCTGGGCCATGCCAACGGCCCGGTGCTGGCCGCCGCCGGCCTGGTGGCGAGCCCGGCGCGCAGCAACGAAGTGCGCTTTTCCCACTCCTACCTGGAGGTGACCCCGCAGGTCATCTACCGCAACGGCGAACGCCGCCCCACCCGCCCGGACGACCTCGTGGGCCGCCGCATCCTGGTGCTCAAGGGCAGCAGCCACGCCGAGCAGCTGGCAGGTCTCAAGGCCACCCTCCCCGCCCTCCAGTACGAGGAATCCGACGAAGTGGAGGTGGTCGACCTGTTGCGCATGGTGGACGAGGGCCAGATCGACCTGACCCTGGTGGACTCCAACGAACTGGCGATGAACCAGGTCTACTTCCCCAACGTGCGGGTGGCCTTCGACCTGGGCGACTCCACCGCCCTGGCCTGGGCCATGGCGCCGGGAGAGGACGACAGCCTCTACAACGAGGTCAACGCCTTCCTCGACAAGGTACGCAAGGACGGCACGCTGCAACGCCTGAAGGAGCGCTATTACGGCCACGTGGACGTGCTCGGCTACGTGGGCGCCTACACCTTCGCCAAGCACCTGCAGCAGCGCCTGCCGAAGTACGAGCAGCACTTCCACCAGGCCTCGCAGAAGAACAGCGTGGACTGGCGCCTGCTGGCGGCCATCGGTTACCAGGAGTCCCTGTGGCAGCCCACCGCCACCTCCAAGACCGGCGTGCGCGGCCTGATGATGCTGACCGAGAACACCGCCAAGGCCATGGGCGTCTCCAACCGCCTGGACCCACGCCAGAGCATCTACGGCGGCGGCAAGTACTTCGCGATGATCAAGGAAGGGCTGTCGGAGGATCTCAAGGAGCCCGACCGTACCTGGTTCGCCCTCGCCGCCTACAACATCGGCATCGCCCACCTCGGAGACGCCCGCAAGCTGGCCCAGGCCGAAGGGCTCAACCCCAACAAGTGGCTGGACGTGAAGAAGATGCTGCCGCGCCTGTCGCAGAAGCAGTGGTACCGCAAGACCCGCTACGGCTACGCCCGGGGCGGTGAAACGGTGCACTTCGTGCAGAACATCCGCCGCTACTACGACATCCTCACCTGGGTGACCCAGCCGCAGATGGAAGGCAGCCAGTTGGCCGAGAACGCCAGCCACCTGCCCGGCATCAACAAGACCCGCCCCGACGAGGAACAGCAGCGGGACGAGAAACTCTGA
- the purL gene encoding phosphoribosylformylglycinamidine synthase, which translates to MLILRGAPALSAFRHGKLLEQLTQKVPAVSGLYAEFAHFAEVTGVLTGDEEQVLARLLKYGPSVPVQEPSGRLFLVVPRFGTISPWSSKATDIARNCGLAKIERLERGIAYYVAGELSEADAQAVASTLHDRMTQLVLAGLDEASGLFSHAQPKPLTAVDVLGGGRSALEKANVELGLALAEDEIDYLVKSFVELGRNPHDVELMMFAQANSEHCRHKIFNASWDIDGQAQEKSLFGMIKNTYEMHREGVLSAYKDNASVIEGSTAGRFFPDPATRQYGATQEPVHILMKVETHNHPTAIAPFPGASTGSGGEIRDEGATGRGAKPKAGLTGFTVSNLQIPGFEQPWEKPYGKPERIVTPLDIMIEGPLGGAAFNNEFGRPALTGYFRTFEQAIDTPHGEEVRGYHKPIMLAGGMGNIRAEHVQKGEISIGAKLIVLGGPAMLIGLGGGAASSMATGASSADLDFASVQRDNPEMERRCQEVIDRCWQLGAENPIKFIHDVGAGGISNALPELINDGGRGGRFELRAVPNDEPGMSPLEIWCNESQERYVLSVDAADFERFKAICERERCPFAVVGEAIEERHLTVSDSHFGNKPVDMPLEVLLGKPPRMHRSVSREAELGDDFAGAVDIDDALSRVLHHPAVASKNFLITIGDRTITGLVARDQMVGPWQVPVADCAVTATSFDVYTGEAMAMGERTPLALLNAPASGRMAIGETITNLAAAKIDKLSDIKLSANWMAAAGHPGEDARLYDTVKAVGMELCPALGITIPVGKDSMSMKTRWQDEGVDKSVTSPLSLIVTGFAPVQDVRATLTPQLRLDKGETDLILVDLGRGQNRLGGSILAQVYSKLGQQVPDVDDAEDLKAFFAVIQGLNADGHLLAYHDRSDGGLLATVLEMAFAGHCGLDLYLDALADNRDGLPAVLFNEELGAVIQVRQDATPEVLAQFSAAGLGDCVAVIGQPVNGANVAISFNGEAVFGGERRLLQRQWSETSYRIQRLRDNADCADQEFDGLLEEDNPGLSVKLGFDVNQDIAAPYIRKGVRPQVAILREQGVNGQVEMAAAFDRAGFAAIDVHMSDILAGRVSLEDFKGLVACGGFSYGDVLGAGEGWAKSILFNARARDGFQAFFERKDSFALGVCNGCQMMSNLHELIPGTEFWPHFVRNRSEQFEARVAMVQVQESSSIFLRGMAGSRMPIAIAHGEGHAEFESEEALLEADLSGCVSLRFVDNHGKVTETYPANPNGSPRGITGLTSRDGRVTIMMPHPERVFRAVQNSWRPDEWQEDAGWMRMFRNARVWVD; encoded by the coding sequence ATGTTGATCCTGCGCGGTGCTCCCGCCCTTTCCGCCTTTCGCCACGGCAAACTGCTCGAGCAACTGACCCAGAAGGTCCCCGCTGTCAGCGGACTCTACGCCGAGTTCGCCCATTTCGCCGAGGTGACGGGCGTACTCACCGGGGACGAGGAGCAAGTCCTGGCCCGTCTGCTCAAGTACGGCCCCAGCGTCCCGGTCCAGGAGCCCAGCGGTCGCCTGTTCCTGGTGGTGCCGCGCTTCGGCACCATTTCGCCCTGGTCCAGCAAGGCCACCGACATCGCCCGCAACTGCGGCCTGGCGAAGATCGAGCGCCTGGAACGCGGCATCGCCTACTACGTCGCCGGTGAGCTGAGCGAGGCCGACGCCCAGGCCGTGGCCAGCACCCTGCACGACCGCATGACCCAGCTGGTGCTGGCCGGCCTGGACGAGGCGTCCGGCCTGTTCAGCCATGCCCAGCCCAAACCGCTGACCGCCGTGGATGTCCTCGGTGGCGGCCGCTCCGCGCTGGAGAAGGCCAACGTCGAACTGGGCCTGGCGCTCGCCGAGGACGAGATCGACTACCTGGTGAAGAGCTTCGTCGAACTGGGCCGCAATCCCCACGACGTCGAGCTGATGATGTTCGCCCAGGCCAACTCCGAGCACTGCCGCCACAAGATCTTCAACGCCAGTTGGGACATCGATGGCCAGGCTCAGGAAAAGAGCCTGTTCGGCATGATCAAGAACACCTACGAGATGCACCGCGAAGGCGTGCTGTCCGCCTACAAGGACAACGCCTCGGTCATCGAGGGCTCCACCGCCGGCCGCTTCTTCCCGGACCCGGCGACCCGCCAGTACGGCGCCACCCAGGAGCCCGTGCACATCCTGATGAAGGTGGAAACCCACAACCACCCGACCGCCATCGCCCCCTTCCCCGGCGCCTCCACCGGCTCCGGCGGCGAGATCCGCGACGAAGGCGCCACCGGCCGCGGCGCCAAGCCCAAGGCGGGCCTGACCGGCTTCACCGTCTCCAACCTGCAGATCCCCGGTTTCGAGCAGCCCTGGGAGAAGCCCTACGGCAAGCCCGAGCGCATCGTCACCCCGCTGGACATCATGATCGAGGGCCCGCTGGGCGGCGCCGCGTTCAACAACGAGTTCGGCCGCCCGGCCCTGACCGGCTACTTCCGTACCTTCGAGCAGGCCATCGACACGCCCCACGGCGAGGAAGTGCGCGGCTACCACAAGCCGATCATGCTCGCCGGCGGCATGGGCAACATCCGCGCCGAGCACGTGCAGAAGGGCGAGATCTCCATCGGCGCCAAGCTGATCGTCCTCGGTGGCCCGGCCATGCTCATCGGCCTCGGCGGCGGCGCGGCCTCCTCCATGGCCACCGGTGCGAGCTCCGCCGACCTGGACTTCGCCTCCGTGCAGCGTGACAACCCGGAAATGGAGCGTCGTTGCCAGGAAGTGATCGACCGCTGCTGGCAGCTGGGCGCCGAGAACCCCATCAAGTTCATCCACGACGTGGGCGCCGGCGGCATCTCCAACGCCCTGCCGGAACTGATCAACGACGGCGGTCGCGGCGGCCGTTTCGAGCTGCGCGCCGTGCCCAACGACGAGCCGGGCATGAGCCCGCTGGAAATCTGGTGCAACGAGTCCCAGGAGCGCTATGTGCTCTCCGTGGACGCCGCCGACTTCGAGCGCTTCAAGGCCATCTGCGAACGCGAGCGCTGCCCCTTCGCGGTCGTGGGCGAAGCCATCGAGGAGCGTCACCTGACCGTCAGCGACAGCCATTTCGGCAACAAGCCGGTGGACATGCCGCTCGAAGTGCTGCTGGGCAAGCCGCCGCGCATGCACCGCTCCGTCAGCCGTGAAGCCGAGCTGGGCGACGACTTCGCCGGCGCGGTGGACATCGACGACGCCCTGAGCCGCGTGCTGCACCACCCGGCCGTGGCCAGCAAGAACTTCCTGATCACCATCGGCGACCGCACCATCACCGGCCTCGTGGCCCGTGACCAGATGGTCGGCCCCTGGCAGGTCCCGGTGGCCGATTGCGCCGTCACCGCCACCAGCTTCGACGTCTACACCGGCGAAGCCATGGCCATGGGCGAGCGCACCCCGCTGGCCCTGCTGAACGCCCCGGCTTCTGGCCGCATGGCCATCGGCGAGACCATCACCAACCTGGCCGCCGCGAAGATCGACAAGCTTTCCGATATCAAGCTGTCCGCCAACTGGATGGCCGCCGCCGGTCATCCGGGTGAAGACGCCCGCCTCTACGACACCGTCAAGGCCGTGGGCATGGAACTCTGCCCGGCGCTGGGCATCACCATCCCGGTGGGCAAGGACTCCATGTCCATGAAGACCCGCTGGCAGGACGAGGGCGTGGACAAGTCCGTCACTTCGCCGCTGTCCCTGATCGTTACCGGCTTCGCCCCGGTGCAGGACGTGCGCGCCACCCTGACTCCGCAACTGCGCCTGGACAAGGGCGAGACCGACCTGATCCTGGTGGACCTCGGCCGTGGCCAGAACCGCCTGGGCGGCTCCATCCTCGCCCAGGTCTACAGCAAGCTCGGCCAGCAGGTACCGGACGTCGACGACGCCGAGGACCTGAAAGCCTTCTTCGCCGTGATCCAGGGCCTGAACGCCGATGGCCACCTGCTGGCCTACCACGACCGTTCCGACGGCGGCCTGCTGGCCACCGTGCTGGAAATGGCCTTCGCCGGCCACTGCGGCCTGGACCTCTACCTCGATGCCCTGGCGGACAACCGCGACGGCCTGCCCGCCGTGCTGTTCAACGAAGAGCTGGGCGCGGTGATCCAGGTGCGCCAGGACGCCACGCCCGAAGTGCTGGCCCAGTTCAGCGCCGCCGGCCTCGGCGACTGCGTCGCGGTGATCGGCCAGCCGGTCAACGGCGCCAACGTCGCCATCAGCTTCAACGGCGAAGCCGTCTTCGGTGGCGAGCGTCGCCTCCTGCAGCGCCAGTGGTCGGAGACCAGCTACCGCATCCAGCGGCTGCGGGACAACGCCGACTGCGCCGACCAGGAGTTCGATGGCCTGCTGGAAGAAGACAATCCCGGCCTGTCGGTGAAACTCGGCTTCGACGTCAACCAGGACATCGCCGCGCCCTACATCAGGAAGGGTGTGCGTCCGCAGGTGGCGATCCTGCGTGAGCAGGGCGTCAACGGTCAGGTGGAAATGGCCGCCGCGTTCGACCGCGCCGGCTTCGCGGCCATCGACGTGCACATGAGCGACATCCTCGCCGGCCGCGTCAGCCTCGAAGACTTCAAGGGCCTGGTGGCCTGCGGTGGCTTCTCCTACGGCGACGTGCTCGGCGCGGGCGAGGGCTGGGCCAAGTCCATCCTCTTCAACGCCCGTGCCCGTGATGGCTTCCAGGCCTTCTTCGAGCGCAAGGACAGCTTCGCCCTGGGCGTGTGCAACGGTTGCCAGATGATGTCCAACCTGCACGAGCTGATCCCCGGCACCGAGTTCTGGCCGCACTTCGTGCGCAACCGCTCGGAGCAGTTCGAGGCCCGCGTCGCCATGGTGCAGGTGCAGGAATCGTCCTCCATCTTCCTGCGTGGCATGGCCGGTTCGCGCATGCCCATCGCCATCGCCCATGGTGAAGGCCATGCCGAGTTCGAAAGCGAGGAAGCCCTGCTGGAAGCCGACCTGTCCGGTTGCGTGTCCCTGCGCTTCGTCGACAACCACGGCAAGGTCACCGAAACCTACCCGGCCAACCCCAACGGTTCGCCCCGTGGCATCACCGGCCTCACCAGCCGCGACGGCCGCGTGACCATCATGATGCCGCACCCGGAGCGGGTCTTCCGCGCCGTGCAGAACTCCTGGCGCCCCGACGAGTGGCAGGAAGACGCCGGCTGGATGCGCATGTTCCGCAACGCCCGCGTCTGGGTGGATTAA
- a CDS encoding CDGSH iron-sulfur domain-containing protein yields the protein MSEPPLPEVRLLQPGERCRLCRCGGSPLLPDCPADCPDGLAFTARREQRLLLCRCGRSSRLPWCDGSHSPPTPTLGLRWRRFWKGE from the coding sequence ATGTCGGAACCGCCGCTTCCTGAAGTCCGTCTGCTGCAACCTGGTGAGCGCTGCCGGCTCTGCCGCTGCGGGGGATCTCCGCTGTTGCCGGATTGCCCGGCGGACTGCCCGGATGGCCTCGCCTTCACCGCCCGCCGCGAGCAGCGCCTGCTGCTGTGCCGATGCGGCCGGTCTTCGCGCCTCCCCTGGTGCGATGGCAGCCACAGCCCGCCCACGCCCACCCTTGGCCTGCGTTGGCGACGATTCTGGAAAGGTGAGTAG
- a CDS encoding Nif3-like dinuclear metal center hexameric protein, with translation MYKLSFYVPESHLEPVKKAVFAVGGGRIGAYDSCCWQSLGQGQFRPLEGSNPFLGQSGVVEQVAEWKVEMVVADELIHDVVKALKKAHPYETPAFEVWRLSDMVF, from the coding sequence ATGTACAAGCTCTCTTTCTATGTGCCGGAAAGCCATCTGGAACCGGTGAAAAAGGCCGTGTTCGCCGTTGGTGGCGGCCGTATCGGCGCCTATGACAGCTGCTGCTGGCAATCGCTCGGCCAGGGCCAGTTCCGGCCGCTCGAAGGCAGCAACCCCTTCCTGGGCCAGAGCGGCGTGGTGGAGCAGGTGGCGGAGTGGAAGGTGGAGATGGTGGTGGCCGACGAACTGATCCACGACGTCGTCAAGGCCCTGAAGAAGGCCCATCCCTACGAGACGCCCGCTTTCGAGGTCTGGCGCCTGTCCGACATGGTGTTCTGA
- a CDS encoding helix-turn-helix domain-containing protein, translating to MSLLDRNQVFQSLSSSPNARLEHSAELGDGLGAALWSNHHDARDYAGPQVHTLSCYLAGGTGTFRRERPEAKGAPGKLCILPAGHESSWVINGEIRLAHLYFSTQHFAEAAVTLLDREPRELQLQERTFLDDPQQVARFHQLIQLDWKEPAERLRATSIGFEMIHHNVLTQAGLRDGLRLKGGLAPALRKRLMDYIDSRLAEPISLGELAAFAALSEYHFARMFRESFGMPPHQYVLARRLERARWLLRETALPLGEVALACGFSSASHFSNRFRAAMGGSPGAYRAALR from the coding sequence ATGTCGCTACTCGATCGGAACCAGGTCTTCCAGTCCCTCAGCAGTTCGCCCAACGCCCGCCTGGAGCACAGCGCGGAACTGGGCGACGGCCTGGGCGCGGCGCTCTGGAGCAACCACCACGATGCCCGCGACTACGCAGGGCCGCAGGTGCACACCCTCTCCTGCTACCTGGCCGGCGGCACCGGCACCTTTCGCCGCGAGCGCCCCGAAGCCAAGGGTGCGCCCGGCAAGCTGTGCATCCTGCCGGCGGGCCACGAGTCATCCTGGGTGATCAATGGCGAGATCCGCCTGGCCCACCTCTACTTCAGCACCCAGCACTTCGCCGAGGCGGCGGTCACCCTGCTGGACCGCGAGCCCCGGGAATTGCAGTTGCAGGAGCGGACCTTTCTCGACGACCCGCAGCAGGTCGCGCGCTTCCACCAGTTGATCCAGCTGGACTGGAAGGAGCCGGCCGAACGCCTTCGCGCCACCAGCATCGGCTTCGAGATGATCCATCACAATGTGCTGACCCAGGCGGGCCTTCGCGATGGGCTGCGGCTCAAGGGCGGGCTGGCGCCGGCCCTGCGCAAGCGGCTGATGGATTACATCGACTCGCGGCTGGCCGAGCCCATCAGCCTCGGCGAGCTGGCGGCCTTCGCCGCCCTGTCGGAGTACCACTTCGCGCGGATGTTCCGCGAGAGCTTCGGCATGCCTCCCCACCAGTACGTGCTGGCCCGCCGCCTGGAGCGCGCGCGTTGGCTGCTGCGAGAGACGGCGCTGCCCCTGGGTGAGGTGGCCCTGGCCTGCGGCTTCTCGAGCGCCAGCCATTTCAGCAACCGCTTCCGCGCGGCCATGGGCGGCTCGCCCGGGGCCTATCGGGCGGCCTTGCGCTGA